Proteins co-encoded in one Aphelocoma coerulescens isolate FSJ_1873_10779 chromosome 21, UR_Acoe_1.0, whole genome shotgun sequence genomic window:
- the ECE1 gene encoding endothelin-converting enzyme 1 isoform X2, which yields MSTYKRATLDDEDPLDSLGDGDGYPNGFQVNFRSSRSSRGCWAERTRAEKQLVVLVGVLAVLLVACLLGLVFQYRARPPAMCLSEACISVTSSILSSLDRAVNPCEDFFSYACGGWIKANPLPDGHSRWGTFNNLWEHNQAIMKHLLENTTANVSSEAERKAQRYYQACMNESKIEELRATPLTELIQKLGGWNITGTWAGDNFNETLREVTAHYRTSPFFSVYVSADSKNSNSNVIQVDQSGLGLPSRDYYLNKTENEKVLAGYLNYMVQLGMFLGGTDEESTRRQMQQILDFETALANITIPQEKHRDEEVIYHKMTAGDLKELAPAVDWMPFLSTVFYPVELNESEPVVVYAKEYLEQVSDLILHTDKCLLNNYMIWNLVRKTSPLLDQRFRDAEEKFMEVMYGTKKSCLPRWKFCISDTDNNLGFALGAMFVKATFAEDSKQVAEEMIAEIKTAFEESLETLQWMDEETRRSAKEKADAIYNMIGYPKFIMDPKELDKVFNDYEAVSDLYFENVMQFYNFSARVTADQLRKPPNRDQWSMTPPTVNAYYSPTKNEIVFPAGILQAPFYTRASPKSLNFGGIGVVVGHELTHAFDDQGREYDKDGNLRPWWKNSSVEAFKRQTACMVEQYSNYTINGEAVNGKHTLGENIADNGGLKAAYRAYQNWLKKNGDEETLPTLGLTNYQLFFVGFAQVWCSVRTPESSHEGLITDPHSPSRFRVIGTVSNSQEFAEHFSCPPGSPMNPLKKCEVW from the exons ATGTCGACCTACAAGCGGGCAACACTGGACGATGAAGACCCCCTGGACTCGCTTGGTGACGGTGATGGATACCCCAATGGCTTTCAG GTGAACTTCCGCAGCTCACGGAGCAGCCGGGGCTGCTGGGCCGAGCGGACGCGTGCCGAGAAGcagctggtggtgctggtgggggTGCTGGCGGTGCTGCTCGTGGCCTGTCTGCTGGGACTCGTCTTCCAGTACAGAGCCA GGCCGCCTGCCATGTGCCTGTCGGAAGCCTGCATCTCCGTCACCAGCTCCATCCTCAGCTCACTGGACCGCGCCGTGAATCCCTGCGAGGACTTCTTCAGCTACGCCTGCGGGGGCTGGATTAAGGCCAACCCCCTCCCCGATGGTCACTCGCGCTGGGGCACCTTCAACAACCTCTGGGAGCACAACCAGGCCATCATGAAGCACCTGCTGG aaAACACCACGGCCAATGTGTCAAGCGAGGCAGAGCGCAAAGCACAGCGCTATTACCAAGCCTGCATGAATGAGAGCAAGATCGAGGAACTGCGTGCTACCCCACTCACAGAGCTCATCCAAAAG CTGGGTGGCTGGAACATCACCGGTACCTGGGCTGGCGACAACTTCAACGAGACGCTGCGGGAAGTGACAGCACATTATCGCACCTCGCCCTTCTTTTCTGTCTACGTCAGCGCCGACTCCAAGAACTCCAACAGCAACGTCATCCAGGTGGATCAGTCGGGGCTGGGCCTGCCGTCGCGGGATTACTACCTGAACAAGACGGAGAATGAGAAG GTGCTCGCCGGGTACCTGAACTACATGGTGCAGCTGGGGATGTTCCTGGGAGGCACCGATGAGGAGTCAACACGGCGGCAGATGCAGCAGATCTTGGACTTTGAGACGGCCTTGGCCAACATCACCATCCCGCAGGAGAAGCACCGGGATGAGGAGGTCATCTACCATAAAATGACAGCAGGAGACCTAAAG GAGCTGGCACCGGCTGTGGACTGGATGCCCTTCCTCTCCACGGTCTTCTACCCTGTGGAGCTCAATGAGTCAGAGCCCGTTGTGGTCTATGCCAAGGAgtacctggagcaggtttctgACCTCATCCTGCACACGGATAAGTG TCTCCTCAACAACTACATGATCTGGAACCTGGTGCGGAAAACCAGCCCGCTCCTTGACCAGCGCTTCCGGGATGCTGAGGAAAAATTCATGGAAGTGATGTATGGGACAAAGAAG agctgcctcccacGCTGGAAGTTTTGCATCAGTGACACGGACAACAACCTGGGCTTCGCCCTGGGGGCCATGTTTGTCAAGGCCACCTTTGCTGAGGACAGCAAGCAGGTG GCGGAGGAAATGATCGCGGAGATTAAAACTGCCTTCGAGGAAAGCCTGGAGACCCTGCAGTGGATGGATGAAGAGACGAGGAGATCAGCCAAAGAGAAG GCAGACGCCATCTACAACATGATCGGCTACCCCAAGTTCATCATGGACCCCAAGGAGCTGGATAAAGTCTTTAATGAT TACGAGGCCGTGTCTGACCTCTACTTTGAGAACGTCATGCAGTTTTACAACTTCTCAGCCAGGGTCACGGCTGACCAGCTCCGGAAACCGCCAAACCGGGACCA GTGGAGCATGACACCTCCAACAGTCAACGCGTATTACTCTCCCACCAAGAATGAGATTGTTTTCCCTGCTGGCATCCTCCAGGCTCCCTTTTACACCCGTGCATCCCCCAA GTCCCTGAATTTTGGTGGGATTGGTGTGGTGGTGGGCCATGAGTTGACACACGCCTTCGATGACCAAG GTCGGGAATATGACAAAGATGGCAACCTGCGTCCCTGGTGGAAGAACTCCTCGGTGGAGGCCTTCAAGCGTCAGACAGCGTGCATGGTGGAGCAGTACAGCAACTACACCATCAACGGCGAGGCGGTCAATGGCAAGCACACCCTCGGGGAGAACATCGCTGACAATGGGGGCCTCAAGGCCGCCTACCGG GCATATCAAAACTGGCTGAAAAAGAATGGGGATGAAGAAACACTCCCAACTCTCGGCCTCACCAACTACCAGCTCTTCTTCGTTGGCTTCGCACAG GTGTGGTGTTCGGTTCGCACACCCGAGAGCTCACACGAGGGGCTCATCACCGATCCCCACAGCCCCTCGCGTTTCCGCGTCATCGGCACAGTCTCCAACTCCCAGGAGTTCGCGGAGCACTTCAGCTGCCCCCCGGGCTCCCCCATGAACCCCCTCAAGAAGTGTGAAGTCTGGTGA
- the ECE1 gene encoding endothelin-converting enzyme 1 isoform X1, whose product MMSTYKRATLDDEDPLDSLGDGDGYPNGFQVNFRSSRSSRGCWAERTRAEKQLVVLVGVLAVLLVACLLGLVFQYRARPPAMCLSEACISVTSSILSSLDRAVNPCEDFFSYACGGWIKANPLPDGHSRWGTFNNLWEHNQAIMKHLLENTTANVSSEAERKAQRYYQACMNESKIEELRATPLTELIQKLGGWNITGTWAGDNFNETLREVTAHYRTSPFFSVYVSADSKNSNSNVIQVDQSGLGLPSRDYYLNKTENEKVLAGYLNYMVQLGMFLGGTDEESTRRQMQQILDFETALANITIPQEKHRDEEVIYHKMTAGDLKELAPAVDWMPFLSTVFYPVELNESEPVVVYAKEYLEQVSDLILHTDKCLLNNYMIWNLVRKTSPLLDQRFRDAEEKFMEVMYGTKKSCLPRWKFCISDTDNNLGFALGAMFVKATFAEDSKQVAEEMIAEIKTAFEESLETLQWMDEETRRSAKEKADAIYNMIGYPKFIMDPKELDKVFNDYEAVSDLYFENVMQFYNFSARVTADQLRKPPNRDQWSMTPPTVNAYYSPTKNEIVFPAGILQAPFYTRASPKSLNFGGIGVVVGHELTHAFDDQGREYDKDGNLRPWWKNSSVEAFKRQTACMVEQYSNYTINGEAVNGKHTLGENIADNGGLKAAYRAYQNWLKKNGDEETLPTLGLTNYQLFFVGFAQVWCSVRTPESSHEGLITDPHSPSRFRVIGTVSNSQEFAEHFSCPPGSPMNPLKKCEVW is encoded by the exons ATG ATGTCGACCTACAAGCGGGCAACACTGGACGATGAAGACCCCCTGGACTCGCTTGGTGACGGTGATGGATACCCCAATGGCTTTCAG GTGAACTTCCGCAGCTCACGGAGCAGCCGGGGCTGCTGGGCCGAGCGGACGCGTGCCGAGAAGcagctggtggtgctggtgggggTGCTGGCGGTGCTGCTCGTGGCCTGTCTGCTGGGACTCGTCTTCCAGTACAGAGCCA GGCCGCCTGCCATGTGCCTGTCGGAAGCCTGCATCTCCGTCACCAGCTCCATCCTCAGCTCACTGGACCGCGCCGTGAATCCCTGCGAGGACTTCTTCAGCTACGCCTGCGGGGGCTGGATTAAGGCCAACCCCCTCCCCGATGGTCACTCGCGCTGGGGCACCTTCAACAACCTCTGGGAGCACAACCAGGCCATCATGAAGCACCTGCTGG aaAACACCACGGCCAATGTGTCAAGCGAGGCAGAGCGCAAAGCACAGCGCTATTACCAAGCCTGCATGAATGAGAGCAAGATCGAGGAACTGCGTGCTACCCCACTCACAGAGCTCATCCAAAAG CTGGGTGGCTGGAACATCACCGGTACCTGGGCTGGCGACAACTTCAACGAGACGCTGCGGGAAGTGACAGCACATTATCGCACCTCGCCCTTCTTTTCTGTCTACGTCAGCGCCGACTCCAAGAACTCCAACAGCAACGTCATCCAGGTGGATCAGTCGGGGCTGGGCCTGCCGTCGCGGGATTACTACCTGAACAAGACGGAGAATGAGAAG GTGCTCGCCGGGTACCTGAACTACATGGTGCAGCTGGGGATGTTCCTGGGAGGCACCGATGAGGAGTCAACACGGCGGCAGATGCAGCAGATCTTGGACTTTGAGACGGCCTTGGCCAACATCACCATCCCGCAGGAGAAGCACCGGGATGAGGAGGTCATCTACCATAAAATGACAGCAGGAGACCTAAAG GAGCTGGCACCGGCTGTGGACTGGATGCCCTTCCTCTCCACGGTCTTCTACCCTGTGGAGCTCAATGAGTCAGAGCCCGTTGTGGTCTATGCCAAGGAgtacctggagcaggtttctgACCTCATCCTGCACACGGATAAGTG TCTCCTCAACAACTACATGATCTGGAACCTGGTGCGGAAAACCAGCCCGCTCCTTGACCAGCGCTTCCGGGATGCTGAGGAAAAATTCATGGAAGTGATGTATGGGACAAAGAAG agctgcctcccacGCTGGAAGTTTTGCATCAGTGACACGGACAACAACCTGGGCTTCGCCCTGGGGGCCATGTTTGTCAAGGCCACCTTTGCTGAGGACAGCAAGCAGGTG GCGGAGGAAATGATCGCGGAGATTAAAACTGCCTTCGAGGAAAGCCTGGAGACCCTGCAGTGGATGGATGAAGAGACGAGGAGATCAGCCAAAGAGAAG GCAGACGCCATCTACAACATGATCGGCTACCCCAAGTTCATCATGGACCCCAAGGAGCTGGATAAAGTCTTTAATGAT TACGAGGCCGTGTCTGACCTCTACTTTGAGAACGTCATGCAGTTTTACAACTTCTCAGCCAGGGTCACGGCTGACCAGCTCCGGAAACCGCCAAACCGGGACCA GTGGAGCATGACACCTCCAACAGTCAACGCGTATTACTCTCCCACCAAGAATGAGATTGTTTTCCCTGCTGGCATCCTCCAGGCTCCCTTTTACACCCGTGCATCCCCCAA GTCCCTGAATTTTGGTGGGATTGGTGTGGTGGTGGGCCATGAGTTGACACACGCCTTCGATGACCAAG GTCGGGAATATGACAAAGATGGCAACCTGCGTCCCTGGTGGAAGAACTCCTCGGTGGAGGCCTTCAAGCGTCAGACAGCGTGCATGGTGGAGCAGTACAGCAACTACACCATCAACGGCGAGGCGGTCAATGGCAAGCACACCCTCGGGGAGAACATCGCTGACAATGGGGGCCTCAAGGCCGCCTACCGG GCATATCAAAACTGGCTGAAAAAGAATGGGGATGAAGAAACACTCCCAACTCTCGGCCTCACCAACTACCAGCTCTTCTTCGTTGGCTTCGCACAG GTGTGGTGTTCGGTTCGCACACCCGAGAGCTCACACGAGGGGCTCATCACCGATCCCCACAGCCCCTCGCGTTTCCGCGTCATCGGCACAGTCTCCAACTCCCAGGAGTTCGCGGAGCACTTCAGCTGCCCCCCGGGCTCCCCCATGAACCCCCTCAAGAAGTGTGAAGTCTGGTGA